In Notamacropus eugenii isolate mMacEug1 chromosome 1, mMacEug1.pri_v2, whole genome shotgun sequence, one genomic interval encodes:
- the LOC140509763 gene encoding kelch-like protein 25 isoform X3, with product MSVSVHENRKSRTSTGSMNITLFHKPSHPDCVLSHLNTLRKHCMFTDVTLWAGDRSFPCHRAVLAASSCYFEAMFSHGLRESLDDAVNFHDSLHPEVLELLLDFAYSSRIIINEENAESLLEAGDMLQFHDVRDAAAEFLEKNLFPSNCLGMMLLSDAHQCRRLYELSWRMCLVHFETVQQSEDFKSLSKDTLLDLISSDELETEDERVVFEAIIQWVKHDLEERKVYLPELLRSVRLALLPSEILKEAIACEDLIMADERNKLIMDEALHCKKKILQNDGVVTSPCARPRKAGHTLLILGGQTFMCDKIYQVDHKAKEIIPKADLPSPRKEFSACAIGCKVYVTGGRGSENGVSKDVWVYDTVHEEWSKAAPMLIARFGHGSAELENCLYVVGGHTAVAGVFPASPSVSLKQVEKYDPGANKWTMVAPLRDGVSNAAVVSAKLKLFVFGGTSIHRDMVSKVQCYDPADNRWMIKAECPQPWRYTAAAVLGSQIFIMGGDTEFTAASAYRFDCETNQWTRIGDMTAKRMSCHALASGNKLYVVGGYFGTQRCKTLDCYDPTSDAWTCITTVPYSLIPTAFVSTWKHLPA from the coding sequence ATGTCTGTCAGCGTCCATGAGAACCGCAAGTCCAGGACAAGCACGGGCTCTATGAACATCACCCTTTTCCACAAACCTTCCCACCCAGACTGTGTCTTGTCCCACCTCAACACCCTGCGTAAGCACTGTATGTTCACAGATGTCACCCTCTGGGCTGGGGACCGCTCATTTCCCTGCCACCGGGCTGTGTTGGCTGCCTCTAGTTGCTATTTTGAGGCCATGTTCAGCCATGGCCTACGGGAAAGTCTGGATGACGCAGTCAACTTTCATGATAGCCTCCATCCCGAAGTGCTTGAGCTGCTGCTGGACTTTGCCTATTCCTCCCGGATCATCATCAACGAGGAAAACGCTGAATCCCTGCTGGAAGCCGGGGACATGCTGCAGTTCCATGATGTGCGAGATGCCGCAGCTGAGTTCTTGGAGAAGAACCTCTTCCCCTCCAACTGCCTGGGCATGATGCTCCTCTCCGATGCCCACCAGTGCCGCCGGCTTTATGAGCTCTCCTGGCGCATGTGCCTGGTACATTTTGAGACAGTGCAGCAGAGTGAAGACTTCAAAAGTCTCTCCAAGGACACCCTGTTGGACCTCATCTCCAGCGATGAGCTTGAAACAGAGGATGAACGTGTTGTCTTTGAAGCCATCATTCAGTGGGTGAAACATGACTTGGAGGAGAGAAAGGTGTACCTCCCGGAGCTTCTCCGCAGTGTACGGCTGGCCCTGCTGCCTTCTGAAATCCTGAAGGAGGCTATCGCCTGTGAGGACCTCATCATGGCCGATGAGCGCAACAAGCTTATCATGGACGAGGCTCTCCACTGTAAGAAGAAGATTCTGCAGAATGATGGGGTGGTCACCAGCCCCTGTGCCCGACCCCGGAAGGCAGGCCATACCCTTCTGATCCTTGGAGGCCAGACCTTTATGTGTGACAAGATCTACCAGGTGGACCACAAAGCGAAGGAAATCATCCCCAAGGCAGACTTACCCAGCCCACGGAAGGAGTTCAGTGCCTGTGCCATCGGCTGTAAGGTCTATGTGACAGGGGGGAGGGGCTCTGAAAATGGTGTCTCCAAGGATGTCTGGGTGTATGATACTGTCCATGAAGAGTGGTCCAAGGCTGCTCCCATGCTGATTGCCCGCTTTGGTCATGGCTCCGCTGAGCTGGAGAATTGTCTTTATGTGGTAGGGGGACACACTGCAGTGGCTGGGGTCTTCCCAGCCTCCCCCTCTGTTTCCTTGAAGCAAGTAGAGAAGTATGACCCTGGAGCCAACAAGTGGACGATGGTGGCTCCTTTAAGGGATGGAGTTAGCAATGCCGCAGTGGTGAGTGCTAAGCTTAAGCTTTTTGTCTTCGGTGGGACAAGTATTCACCGGGACATGGTGTCCAAAGTCCAGTGCTATGACCCTGCAGATAACCGATGGATGATCAAAGCGGAATGTCCTCAGCCTTGGCGCTATACAGCAGCCGCTGTCCTGGGTAGCCAGATCTTTATCATGGGGGGTGACACGGAGTTCACGGCTGCTTCTGCCTACCGCTTTGACTGCGAGACCAACCAGTGGACGCGGATTGGGGACATGACAGCCAAGCGCATGTCATGCCATGCCTTAGCCTCAGGGAACAAGCTCTATGTGGTAGGAGGGTACTTTGGTACCCAGCGATGTAAGACATTAGACTGCTATGACCCTACCTCAGACGCATGGACCTGCATTACCACAGTACCTTACTCCCTCATCCCCACAGCCTTTGTCAGCACGTGGAAGCACTTGCCTGCATGA
- the LOC140509763 gene encoding kelch-like protein 25 isoform X1 codes for MYGSQQFLGKRKHRDRLTPADLIKMSVSVHENRKSRTSTGSMNITLFHKPSHPDCVLSHLNTLRKHCMFTDVTLWAGDRSFPCHRAVLAASSCYFEAMFSHGLRESLDDAVNFHDSLHPEVLELLLDFAYSSRIIINEENAESLLEAGDMLQFHDVRDAAAEFLEKNLFPSNCLGMMLLSDAHQCRRLYELSWRMCLVHFETVQQSEDFKSLSKDTLLDLISSDELETEDERVVFEAIIQWVKHDLEERKVYLPELLRSVRLALLPSEILKEAIACEDLIMADERNKLIMDEALHCKKKILQNDGVVTSPCARPRKAGHTLLILGGQTFMCDKIYQVDHKAKEIIPKADLPSPRKEFSACAIGCKVYVTGGRGSENGVSKDVWVYDTVHEEWSKAAPMLIARFGHGSAELENCLYVVGGHTAVAGVFPASPSVSLKQVEKYDPGANKWTMVAPLRDGVSNAAVVSAKLKLFVFGGTSIHRDMVSKVQCYDPADNRWMIKAECPQPWRYTAAAVLGSQIFIMGGDTEFTAASAYRFDCETNQWTRIGDMTAKRMSCHALASGNKLYVVGGYFGTQRCKTLDCYDPTSDAWTCITTVPYSLIPTAFVSTWKHLPA; via the coding sequence CAGACTTGATCAAAATGTCTGTCAGCGTCCATGAGAACCGCAAGTCCAGGACAAGCACGGGCTCTATGAACATCACCCTTTTCCACAAACCTTCCCACCCAGACTGTGTCTTGTCCCACCTCAACACCCTGCGTAAGCACTGTATGTTCACAGATGTCACCCTCTGGGCTGGGGACCGCTCATTTCCCTGCCACCGGGCTGTGTTGGCTGCCTCTAGTTGCTATTTTGAGGCCATGTTCAGCCATGGCCTACGGGAAAGTCTGGATGACGCAGTCAACTTTCATGATAGCCTCCATCCCGAAGTGCTTGAGCTGCTGCTGGACTTTGCCTATTCCTCCCGGATCATCATCAACGAGGAAAACGCTGAATCCCTGCTGGAAGCCGGGGACATGCTGCAGTTCCATGATGTGCGAGATGCCGCAGCTGAGTTCTTGGAGAAGAACCTCTTCCCCTCCAACTGCCTGGGCATGATGCTCCTCTCCGATGCCCACCAGTGCCGCCGGCTTTATGAGCTCTCCTGGCGCATGTGCCTGGTACATTTTGAGACAGTGCAGCAGAGTGAAGACTTCAAAAGTCTCTCCAAGGACACCCTGTTGGACCTCATCTCCAGCGATGAGCTTGAAACAGAGGATGAACGTGTTGTCTTTGAAGCCATCATTCAGTGGGTGAAACATGACTTGGAGGAGAGAAAGGTGTACCTCCCGGAGCTTCTCCGCAGTGTACGGCTGGCCCTGCTGCCTTCTGAAATCCTGAAGGAGGCTATCGCCTGTGAGGACCTCATCATGGCCGATGAGCGCAACAAGCTTATCATGGACGAGGCTCTCCACTGTAAGAAGAAGATTCTGCAGAATGATGGGGTGGTCACCAGCCCCTGTGCCCGACCCCGGAAGGCAGGCCATACCCTTCTGATCCTTGGAGGCCAGACCTTTATGTGTGACAAGATCTACCAGGTGGACCACAAAGCGAAGGAAATCATCCCCAAGGCAGACTTACCCAGCCCACGGAAGGAGTTCAGTGCCTGTGCCATCGGCTGTAAGGTCTATGTGACAGGGGGGAGGGGCTCTGAAAATGGTGTCTCCAAGGATGTCTGGGTGTATGATACTGTCCATGAAGAGTGGTCCAAGGCTGCTCCCATGCTGATTGCCCGCTTTGGTCATGGCTCCGCTGAGCTGGAGAATTGTCTTTATGTGGTAGGGGGACACACTGCAGTGGCTGGGGTCTTCCCAGCCTCCCCCTCTGTTTCCTTGAAGCAAGTAGAGAAGTATGACCCTGGAGCCAACAAGTGGACGATGGTGGCTCCTTTAAGGGATGGAGTTAGCAATGCCGCAGTGGTGAGTGCTAAGCTTAAGCTTTTTGTCTTCGGTGGGACAAGTATTCACCGGGACATGGTGTCCAAAGTCCAGTGCTATGACCCTGCAGATAACCGATGGATGATCAAAGCGGAATGTCCTCAGCCTTGGCGCTATACAGCAGCCGCTGTCCTGGGTAGCCAGATCTTTATCATGGGGGGTGACACGGAGTTCACGGCTGCTTCTGCCTACCGCTTTGACTGCGAGACCAACCAGTGGACGCGGATTGGGGACATGACAGCCAAGCGCATGTCATGCCATGCCTTAGCCTCAGGGAACAAGCTCTATGTGGTAGGAGGGTACTTTGGTACCCAGCGATGTAAGACATTAGACTGCTATGACCCTACCTCAGACGCATGGACCTGCATTACCACAGTACCTTACTCCCTCATCCCCACAGCCTTTGTCAGCACGTGGAAGCACTTGCCTGCATGA
- the LOC140509763 gene encoding kelch-like protein 25 isoform X2, which translates to MYGSQQFLGKRKHRDRLTPDLIKMSVSVHENRKSRTSTGSMNITLFHKPSHPDCVLSHLNTLRKHCMFTDVTLWAGDRSFPCHRAVLAASSCYFEAMFSHGLRESLDDAVNFHDSLHPEVLELLLDFAYSSRIIINEENAESLLEAGDMLQFHDVRDAAAEFLEKNLFPSNCLGMMLLSDAHQCRRLYELSWRMCLVHFETVQQSEDFKSLSKDTLLDLISSDELETEDERVVFEAIIQWVKHDLEERKVYLPELLRSVRLALLPSEILKEAIACEDLIMADERNKLIMDEALHCKKKILQNDGVVTSPCARPRKAGHTLLILGGQTFMCDKIYQVDHKAKEIIPKADLPSPRKEFSACAIGCKVYVTGGRGSENGVSKDVWVYDTVHEEWSKAAPMLIARFGHGSAELENCLYVVGGHTAVAGVFPASPSVSLKQVEKYDPGANKWTMVAPLRDGVSNAAVVSAKLKLFVFGGTSIHRDMVSKVQCYDPADNRWMIKAECPQPWRYTAAAVLGSQIFIMGGDTEFTAASAYRFDCETNQWTRIGDMTAKRMSCHALASGNKLYVVGGYFGTQRCKTLDCYDPTSDAWTCITTVPYSLIPTAFVSTWKHLPA; encoded by the coding sequence ACTTGATCAAAATGTCTGTCAGCGTCCATGAGAACCGCAAGTCCAGGACAAGCACGGGCTCTATGAACATCACCCTTTTCCACAAACCTTCCCACCCAGACTGTGTCTTGTCCCACCTCAACACCCTGCGTAAGCACTGTATGTTCACAGATGTCACCCTCTGGGCTGGGGACCGCTCATTTCCCTGCCACCGGGCTGTGTTGGCTGCCTCTAGTTGCTATTTTGAGGCCATGTTCAGCCATGGCCTACGGGAAAGTCTGGATGACGCAGTCAACTTTCATGATAGCCTCCATCCCGAAGTGCTTGAGCTGCTGCTGGACTTTGCCTATTCCTCCCGGATCATCATCAACGAGGAAAACGCTGAATCCCTGCTGGAAGCCGGGGACATGCTGCAGTTCCATGATGTGCGAGATGCCGCAGCTGAGTTCTTGGAGAAGAACCTCTTCCCCTCCAACTGCCTGGGCATGATGCTCCTCTCCGATGCCCACCAGTGCCGCCGGCTTTATGAGCTCTCCTGGCGCATGTGCCTGGTACATTTTGAGACAGTGCAGCAGAGTGAAGACTTCAAAAGTCTCTCCAAGGACACCCTGTTGGACCTCATCTCCAGCGATGAGCTTGAAACAGAGGATGAACGTGTTGTCTTTGAAGCCATCATTCAGTGGGTGAAACATGACTTGGAGGAGAGAAAGGTGTACCTCCCGGAGCTTCTCCGCAGTGTACGGCTGGCCCTGCTGCCTTCTGAAATCCTGAAGGAGGCTATCGCCTGTGAGGACCTCATCATGGCCGATGAGCGCAACAAGCTTATCATGGACGAGGCTCTCCACTGTAAGAAGAAGATTCTGCAGAATGATGGGGTGGTCACCAGCCCCTGTGCCCGACCCCGGAAGGCAGGCCATACCCTTCTGATCCTTGGAGGCCAGACCTTTATGTGTGACAAGATCTACCAGGTGGACCACAAAGCGAAGGAAATCATCCCCAAGGCAGACTTACCCAGCCCACGGAAGGAGTTCAGTGCCTGTGCCATCGGCTGTAAGGTCTATGTGACAGGGGGGAGGGGCTCTGAAAATGGTGTCTCCAAGGATGTCTGGGTGTATGATACTGTCCATGAAGAGTGGTCCAAGGCTGCTCCCATGCTGATTGCCCGCTTTGGTCATGGCTCCGCTGAGCTGGAGAATTGTCTTTATGTGGTAGGGGGACACACTGCAGTGGCTGGGGTCTTCCCAGCCTCCCCCTCTGTTTCCTTGAAGCAAGTAGAGAAGTATGACCCTGGAGCCAACAAGTGGACGATGGTGGCTCCTTTAAGGGATGGAGTTAGCAATGCCGCAGTGGTGAGTGCTAAGCTTAAGCTTTTTGTCTTCGGTGGGACAAGTATTCACCGGGACATGGTGTCCAAAGTCCAGTGCTATGACCCTGCAGATAACCGATGGATGATCAAAGCGGAATGTCCTCAGCCTTGGCGCTATACAGCAGCCGCTGTCCTGGGTAGCCAGATCTTTATCATGGGGGGTGACACGGAGTTCACGGCTGCTTCTGCCTACCGCTTTGACTGCGAGACCAACCAGTGGACGCGGATTGGGGACATGACAGCCAAGCGCATGTCATGCCATGCCTTAGCCTCAGGGAACAAGCTCTATGTGGTAGGAGGGTACTTTGGTACCCAGCGATGTAAGACATTAGACTGCTATGACCCTACCTCAGACGCATGGACCTGCATTACCACAGTACCTTACTCCCTCATCCCCACAGCCTTTGTCAGCACGTGGAAGCACTTGCCTGCATGA